CAAAATACTAAAATGGTAATTACTTCTGTAAGCTCAGACCATACAACGAAGCTAATATTCAGTTACACATTTAAACAACTCAGGCCAAGAGTTTGAGGTAGTGGAAAGTTTATTTACAGCACAAGAAATCCTATGACATGCAGAGGATTGAAAGGGAAAGATTCTAAAATAGATTTGCAAACCTGAGAAAGGCAGTGGAATATTGTCTTTCGGCATTTACAGATATGAAGATCTATTCTACAGTGAATTGGCCAATTGAGAAGAAAGTCAGGAGTGAAATGATAAActtagtacaaaaaaaacaaaaaacatgccgGAAAccacaaatgacaaaaatcagGTGGTACACATGCTGGCAATAGATCaagatttacaaaacaaacccCCAGTCAGTCcttcccacccacccacccccaacACTAAAAAGATAAAATCCAATCATTTATGCACGCTCTCCTCTAATTCGCCTGGCCAGCTGAATGTCCTTGGGCATGATGGTAACCCTCTTTGCATGGATGGCGCACAGGTTGGTGTCCTCAAACAGTCCAACCAAGTAGGCCTCACTTGCTTCCTgcatgagaagaagaaggttaGAACTACAATCCTGCCACCTACTACAACAGTGACATTTTACAACCATCCTTTCTGATTTGTCCCCAGTGCTATCCCACCTGAAGAGCGCCAATGGCTGCACTCTGGAAGCGCAGATCTGTCTTGAAATCCTGAGCGATTTCCCTGACCAGACGCTGGAAAGGCAGCTTCCTGATGAGCAACTCGGTGGACTTCTGGTACCGACGAATCTCACGCAGAGCAACAGTACCCGGCCTGAGAAGACAAAAAGATGTGCAACCATCAAGACCCCCCAAGTCATTGACCatgttttgtcaaataaaaCTGATGTGAGGGACATAAAATGCAAACCGTTATGATGGATCAGACAAACCTGATCACTCATGAACATGTGTACCTGTATCTGTGAGGCTTCTTCACTCCGCCGGTAGAGGGCGCACTTTTCCTCGCAGCTTTGGTGGCCAGCTGCTTCCTAGGCGCCTTTCCTCCGGTGGATTTACGAGCAGTCTGCTTGGTACGAGCCATTTTTCACTTGTatgtctggaaaaaacaaaacaaaaaatgtaagttAGTCATGTATTCCACACTACCATTAGGATTATACTCTAATATCTACAAGAGTGAGTCACCACCACAAGTGAATTTCTCGCTGAGCAGTTTAACCGATGACACACGAGTCACCGCCCCCCTCAAATATAAATTAAACCGTTTTAATCATACAAAGAGCTGCAGATAAAAGCCAAGCTAAGTAACGTTCAGAGCAGAATGCATCAACCCCCAGTGGGACGCAGCTCTCTAGGTGGATCTTATATATATCTCAGTAGAAACTTGcggtttttaatgaaaaacagctACGAGGACAAGCCTCCATTAAGCTGCGGGAGAGACGCACGTTTCTTTGCTGTCGTTGGCGAGCAAATTAAATGCTAGCATGGACGGTTGCAAAATGGCGCCAGCTTACTATCATAGAGGCTTTGATTATATCAGTAATTGAATTAGCATCGTAGTCGTCGCAATGATTAAACATACGCGTTAAGTAAGTCCTATTGTAACGTTACGTTGTGATAGAAACGAGTTTCCCGACAAAATGAGTTCACAAAGAGCAGCTCAAGTGGGGCTAACAGTTAGCCTGGTGGCTATGGCGCGCTCCGTTGTTGTCAATGGATTGTCGGTTAACACGAGTCCAACTGTATTTTAACCTATTTTAACAGTCTGAGAAGCAAATTAGtcaattgggtttttttcttaccatTAGCGGCTGGAGTAAAAGCACGATGGTTTAGAAAATGCCCTCAACTTACCTTTTATGTTTATTTCCCGGGACAGCTGTGTACCTCCCCAACAAGACGGCTGGCTGTATTTTGACTGTGAAGGAGGGCAGGGGGTGATATTTATAGCCTGAGTGGAGCGCGACATGAAGTCCCGCCCTCCAGGGTACAGGATAGGTCCACAGCGATGTCCACGACGGAATGTTATTGGCggaggggataaaaaaaaagaggctcacCGCCTGCGCCTCTGAAGTAGATTTTTTGAACTATCAACATGTTCATCGAGCGATTCCAGTCAGTCGTGAACCTGGGAGAAAAATGAACGTATAATAATTCGTACTCCTCACAGTCATCAGCGTTTAGTTCTACACGACTGGGGAACGATCTTTTAAAATTATATGTGTGGCCAATGAACAGGGCACAAGTTATATCCAAAATGAATACAGGACATACtgtgtttgtatgcatttgtaCTGAAACATGCTCAGGCTTGAGCACAGTATTGCTTTAAAAGcacaatcaaaaaacaacaacgatcaAAAGCAGGAAGCCCAGATTTCTTTTCTATGGTAAACCCATAGCAGCCAGACACAGCGTGAACTGCACACATAAATCTCCACAATAAACTTCCACAAGTCATTGCGTGAAGACCTGAGTTTGTACATCACATTTAACCCCATGCTTCATCTGTCGGAAACTGGATGGGTCATATTATATTGATCGTTAATGGATCAAGCATAATAAAATCGAGCAAGGACACAAATCCTTTGTGTCTATATTATCTGTGGAGGATTAAGCGGGAAGCTGATACACAGAGCCCCCAGCCCACCCTTTCCTGTTACTatcaagtttatttattatgctttttttttattatgcttTACTATGTTTGCTTTAGTTCGTTAATTAAATAACCCGTCTTTCTGACATGACAGAGAtgacatatatacatatttttttgctaATTAATCCCATAGACTGTAATTATATTCAAACGGAAAAGTCGATCCCCAAGTGGAACCACGAGCGTAAAGGAAATATAACGACACGGACCTCTTCTTCAGTGACACCGGAGGTGAGTCGTTCCAAACCTAACATGATTTAAGAACGGAGACGAAGAAGTAGaagcatttaaaataaatacataaagctGGCTCACACCTTTGCGTGTTCCGTTGAGCATGTCTTCATCCCCGAGGCCTCGAGT
This Scophthalmus maximus strain ysfricsl-2021 chromosome 16, ASM2237912v1, whole genome shotgun sequence DNA region includes the following protein-coding sequences:
- the h3f3d gene encoding H3 histone, family 3D produces the protein MARTKQTARKSTGGKAPRKQLATKAARKSAPSTGGVKKPHRYRPGTVALREIRRYQKSTELLIRKLPFQRLVREIAQDFKTDLRFQSAAIGALQEASEAYLVGLFEDTNLCAIHAKRVTIMPKDIQLARRIRGERA